The Arthrobacter sp. NicSoilC5 genome has a window encoding:
- a CDS encoding ABC transporter permease, with translation MSEKTTPEPRTGRNGAPEPVDTPEPGGTTSEAVASDVVLDTAGGQMPPSAVPAATQRRGRDHDRDGSGSVLHQIFTGNAMVSFLSVLLAIVLGGILMAVTNPKVAVTAGYFFAQPGDLLTEVIRPYTALVQGSIFNWAGADLAAQLYPITETLTVATPLICAGLGVALAFRAGLFNIGAQGQIIFGALFGAYVGFAWHLPIGLHLLVVILAGLVGGAVWGGVVGLLKARTGAHEVIVTIMLNYIANFLLLFLLTTPAFQRKGSTNPISPFLDSTALFPELLGPQFRLHAGFLAAIAATAFVWWLLNRSTIGFEFRAVGANPSAARTAGINVARSTILVMAIAGALAGLAGVAQVSGTEKYLSGGVAASIGFDAITVALLGRSTPWGTFFAGLLFGAFRAGGVAMQAQTQTPIDIVLVIQSLIVLFIAAPPLVRAIFGLNPRKKKTTTSGTAGSRAGGVKSGAAA, from the coding sequence ATGTCTGAAAAGACAACCCCGGAACCGCGGACCGGCCGCAACGGCGCCCCGGAGCCCGTCGACACCCCGGAGCCCGGCGGCACCACCTCCGAGGCTGTGGCCTCCGACGTCGTCCTTGACACCGCCGGTGGCCAGATGCCGCCGTCTGCCGTTCCGGCAGCCACCCAGCGGCGCGGCCGGGACCATGACCGGGATGGAAGCGGTTCCGTCCTGCACCAGATCTTCACCGGCAACGCCATGGTCTCCTTCCTCTCCGTGCTGCTGGCGATCGTGCTCGGCGGCATCCTGATGGCAGTGACCAACCCCAAGGTCGCCGTCACGGCCGGTTACTTCTTTGCCCAGCCCGGGGACCTCCTGACCGAGGTCATCCGTCCCTACACTGCCCTGGTACAGGGGTCCATCTTCAACTGGGCGGGCGCCGACCTGGCAGCCCAGCTGTACCCGATCACCGAGACCCTCACCGTCGCAACCCCGCTGATCTGCGCCGGGCTCGGTGTCGCGCTGGCGTTCCGCGCCGGCCTGTTCAACATCGGCGCCCAAGGGCAGATCATCTTCGGCGCGCTCTTCGGCGCCTACGTAGGGTTCGCTTGGCACCTGCCCATCGGCCTGCACCTGCTGGTCGTTATCCTGGCCGGCCTCGTCGGGGGCGCGGTCTGGGGCGGCGTCGTGGGCCTGCTGAAGGCACGGACCGGCGCGCACGAGGTGATCGTGACCATCATGCTCAACTACATCGCCAACTTCCTGCTGCTGTTCCTGCTCACCACGCCGGCTTTCCAGCGCAAGGGTTCCACAAACCCGATCTCGCCATTCCTTGATTCCACCGCGTTGTTCCCCGAACTGCTCGGACCGCAATTCCGCCTGCACGCCGGCTTCCTGGCCGCGATAGCGGCCACCGCCTTCGTGTGGTGGCTGCTGAACCGCTCAACGATCGGTTTTGAGTTCCGCGCCGTCGGTGCGAACCCCAGCGCGGCCCGCACCGCTGGCATCAACGTAGCCCGCAGCACCATCCTGGTGATGGCGATCGCCGGTGCGCTGGCCGGCTTGGCCGGCGTGGCCCAGGTGTCCGGGACGGAAAAGTACCTCTCCGGCGGTGTCGCTGCCTCCATCGGTTTTGATGCCATCACGGTGGCGCTGCTGGGACGCTCGACGCCGTGGGGAACCTTCTTCGCCGGCCTGCTGTTCGGCGCCTTCCGCGCCGGCGGCGTGGCAATGCAGGCCCAGACGCAGACGCCGATCGACATTGTGCTCGTCATCCAGTCCCTGATTGTGCTGTTCATCGCAGCACCGCCGCTGGTCCGTGCGATATTCGGACTCAACCCCCGTAAGAAGAAGACCACTACGAGTGGGACCGCAGGTTCGCGTGCCGGCGGCGTCAAGAGCGGAGCGGCAGCATGA
- a CDS encoding ABC transporter permease, producing the protein MSATTQSPTGKQPGTGKGTSSTSGATRAGGRTGTTELVSWKAGVGLGLLAILGTVLFGFLANPKSAGFRIAEARDPNASSTAAWVTLAVALAAAAYVGYRWVSQRREGGGVDRWIPATTIAAVAVLGLAALGVARVEKITVPSMALGWICSVVLLALAGSACFLTVQRRRTPGWLGGIFAVVFLVGFMIWIVAGGRDPEPSISLGGLMAGAVTLAVPLVFGSLSGVLCERAGVVNIAIEGQLLLGAFSAAVVATVTGNVYVGLISAAVAGALVSLVLAIVSIKYLVNQIIVGVVLNVLISGLTSFLFSTLLTADPEHLNKPGRLQAVDIPFLADIPIIGPILFRQSLVGYLMYVAVIVVYVGLFHTKWGLRVRAVGEHPQAADTVGINVNRTRFINVLMGGAIAGIGGSFFTLVSVDAFSKDMSGGRGYIALAAMIFGRWNPIGAFLAALLFGFADNLQSIITIIGSPVPSQFMAMLPYALTVVAVAGLVGRSRPPAADGIPYVKG; encoded by the coding sequence ATGAGCGCCACCACACAATCTCCTACCGGCAAACAGCCGGGCACCGGTAAGGGAACCAGCAGCACCAGCGGAGCCACCCGCGCCGGAGGCCGGACAGGCACAACCGAACTGGTGAGCTGGAAAGCCGGCGTTGGCCTTGGCCTGCTCGCCATCCTGGGAACCGTGCTGTTCGGTTTCCTGGCCAACCCAAAATCTGCCGGCTTCCGGATTGCCGAGGCCCGCGATCCGAACGCCTCCTCTACGGCGGCGTGGGTCACCCTGGCCGTGGCGCTGGCCGCCGCGGCCTACGTCGGTTACCGCTGGGTCAGCCAGCGGCGGGAGGGCGGGGGAGTAGACCGCTGGATACCCGCCACCACCATCGCTGCCGTCGCCGTCCTGGGCCTGGCCGCCCTCGGCGTCGCCCGGGTTGAAAAGATTACCGTGCCTTCGATGGCGCTGGGCTGGATCTGCTCCGTCGTGCTGCTCGCACTGGCAGGGTCCGCCTGTTTCCTGACCGTGCAGCGGCGGCGCACTCCCGGATGGCTGGGCGGCATTTTCGCAGTGGTCTTCCTCGTCGGCTTCATGATCTGGATCGTCGCCGGCGGCCGTGACCCCGAACCCTCCATCTCCCTCGGCGGCCTCATGGCCGGTGCCGTGACCCTGGCCGTACCGCTGGTGTTTGGCTCACTCTCGGGTGTGCTGTGCGAACGGGCCGGCGTGGTTAATATCGCCATCGAAGGCCAACTGCTGCTCGGGGCGTTCTCCGCCGCCGTCGTTGCCACCGTGACCGGCAACGTCTACGTTGGGCTCATCTCGGCCGCAGTCGCCGGTGCGCTCGTGTCCCTGGTCCTGGCCATCGTGAGCATCAAGTACCTCGTCAACCAGATCATCGTCGGCGTGGTCCTCAATGTCCTGATCAGCGGCCTCACCAGCTTCCTCTTCTCCACCCTGCTCACGGCGGACCCCGAACACCTCAACAAGCCCGGCCGGCTGCAGGCCGTGGATATTCCGTTCCTCGCCGACATCCCGATCATCGGCCCCATTCTGTTCCGCCAGTCCCTGGTGGGCTACCTCATGTACGTCGCCGTGATCGTGGTCTACGTGGGCCTTTTCCACACCAAGTGGGGCCTGCGCGTGCGCGCCGTCGGCGAACACCCCCAGGCGGCCGACACGGTGGGCATCAACGTCAACCGGACCCGCTTCATCAACGTCCTCATGGGCGGGGCCATCGCAGGAATCGGCGGCTCCTTCTTCACCCTGGTGTCGGTGGATGCGTTCAGCAAGGACATGTCCGGCGGCCGCGGCTACATTGCCCTGGCAGCCATGATCTTCGGGCGGTGGAATCCGATCGGCGCGTTCCTGGCGGCGTTGCTGTTTGGCTTCGCCGACAACCTGCAAAGCATCATCACCATCATCGGTTCTCCCGTCCCCAGCCAGTTCATGGCGATGCTGCCCTACGCCCTGACCGTCGTCGCGGTGGCGGGCCTGGTGGGACGGTCCAGGCCGCCCGCGGCCGACGGCATACCGTACGTCAAGGGATGA